The sequence below is a genomic window from Monodelphis domestica isolate mMonDom1 chromosome 2, mMonDom1.pri, whole genome shotgun sequence.
TGTTGTAGGGCAGAAacgtaaaaaaaaaatctacttataaaaaaatgtaataaaaatgatattctCTAATTGATccttaaagaatgaaaaagcaatttgggactaaagaaataaatatatgtaaataaataaactagTGGCTCAAGAAACAAAATgcagttatgatgatgatgatgaccataatagctaacatttatttagctcttactatgtgccaggcactatgctgtgctttataattatttcatttaatcctcacaattgTATTAAACccatcttacagaggaggaaataggaagagtttaagtgacttacccaaggtcacatagctagtaagtgcctatgggtagatttgaactcagttctttcaaaCATCAAGCCCACTGCTCTATCACTCTTACTGCCTCTGATGATGGctgaaaataatgaaagaaaatttcaTCAAGAAAATTACAATTAGACAACATGCCAAAACATGGGAGGCAGTTAAAGCAATTtcccaaaaaattttttacttttatttttattgtcatgtaaaacacttCCAATATTGGTCACTGTTTAAAGAGCAAAATCAGAcgtaaccaaaacccccaaataaaatcacaaatacactgatgtgaacgatgactccaacagttctttctctggaggtggtaaCATCCTCATCACACCTTTCAGGATTGctccagatcactgcattgctgagagtagccaagttttcatggataatcatcatccaatattgctgtgttactatgtacaatgctcTGCcagctctgctcatttcactctatcagttcctgcagatctccAGCTTCTTCTTAggtcatcctgcttatcatttcttacagcacaatatttattattccatcatcaacacataccgcaatttgttcaaccattccctaatggatggacatccctcaatttccaattctttgtgctACAAGAAGAGCTGTAAAGCAATTCTTAGGTGAAAATGTTTATCAACAAAATAAGAGAATAAATCTACTAATTGggcattcaatttttaaaaagcttgaaCAACAAAATCTCCAACCAAATTACAAAATGGAActtttgaaaattagaaagatttgaacaaaatggaaagcaaaaactataaatttgacaaataaaactaggagttattttgaaaaaacaaacaaacagctaATCTaacttttcttaaaagaaaaaaaccaaattgatccCTATTAAAAAtgaactcagtggattgagagccaggtctagagatgggagttcctggattcaaatctggccttagacacatcctagctgtgtgaccctggacaagtcacttaacccccattgcctagcccttaccactcttctaccttggaatcaataaatacacaatattgattccaagatggaagggtcagggttttaaaaaatatatattttggagTGTTCCTCCCAAGATGAACCCAGAGACCATAGAAATCCAATTATAAAACAATCTTTGCACATCTAAAGAACACCTaaatgtggcaaaaaaaaaaggaaaatgaggggatgccctttgattggggaatggctgaacaaactgctggtgatggcatactattgtgctcaaaggaatgatgaactggagggattccatgtgaactggaacgacctccaggaagtgatacagagtgaaaggagcagaaccaggagaacattgtacacagagacggatacactgtggcacaatcaaatataactgatatctctactagcagcaatgcaatgatccaggacaattctgaggatcttatgagaaagaagctatccacattcagagaaagaactgtgggagcggaaacacagaagaaaaacatggttcactggggatatgattggggatgtagactctaaacgatcaccctaatataaatattctaaattaattaaataaactttaaaaatcaatgataagtggataaataaaaagaacaccTAAATGGAGAAACATTAAATGTTCAGAGGGAGCCAAGATAACAAAAAATGAGAGgtgtacctaaattaatttaatcagTACTATGCCAAACTACCAAAGGACTgtttcacatagctagaaaaagTAGTGAAATTCATATGAAGGAAagaaggtcaagaatctcaagggaaattcTTTTCAAAGAAGAGGTTCTATAAGTACCAAATCCCCAACTgaattacaaagcagtaattttttttttatttttgatgctggtttaaaggagagagacagggttcaaaactagcctaggaatcttcctagctaggtgatcccaagcaagtcacttaaccccaaattcctagctcttactgctcttctgccttagaaccaatacttagtattgattctaagacatatgTGAAGgtgtctttttttaataaaagttatgatgaaatattaaaaaataaaaatcaatagatAGAAACAGAACTTTCTAGGAAAACTGGATCTAAATCTTGCAGAAATTAGTTTTAGAACCACACATTACATCACAATACCAAGAGGTGCTCCAAATGATCACTTTGAACGCAAATTAAAGGAATGATGGGAAAAAATCATCTTGCCTTCCTGTCCACTTGTGAGGTGTCGTTATAGCTCACATCCTGAACGTACTCTGGTAATCCAATCACACTGACCTCTAGGCTGTTCCTCCCAtaacccccttcccccccacccccatcttaagcctctggacattttctctggctgtgcctcatacctggaatattctccttcctcatctccatctctcgGCTTCCTcgatttccttcaagattcagctaaaATTCCCATCAtccacaagaagtctttcccCATCACTCCTGGTACTAGTGCCTTCACTGAAGATGGGAGATTcggggttccaatctggcctcttTTAGACACCTTCTAgctggggtgaccctgggcaaatcttcaccctcattgcctagcctttgacgCTCCTCTCTGCCTTGAGACCAATACTTAGGagtgattctaacacagaaggtgaGTTAAAAAAGGCTAATATTAGCTCTACAACGTCTGCTCCATTTATCCTGTCTCTTTCTTGCTTGTTCATAGTCTCTTCCGCCAGAATGCTTTTTCTGAAATGGTGAATCTGTTCCACAATGGATTGGAGGAACAATTTGAGCATAATTGAATTTTGTGTCTGTTTACGCAGTTCCAGCTGCCCATAGATCAGTGCAATCACTTCACCAGCGTGGACAGGGTTCAGCCCTGTGGGCTTTCCAACACCCATGAAAGCGTGGGAACTTGGGGCGTCTTTCACGGCACAGGGCCCTCCTGGATGCCGCTCAGGCCCTGGAGGAGCTGCGGGCTGTGCCATCTTCCGCTACCTCGAGGAGGCCCTCTCGTCCTCCGTGACTCCCCTTAGCCCTCCCGGGTCCCGGGGAACCTGGGCCACCGACGACGACGGCGGCCTCTTTTGTAGATCCGATCGAACTGGGCCGCCGTCTTTGGCGGGTCCTTCCCTTTCTGTCGATCCATCACTGATgacgtgtatgtgtgtgttgcgTCCCCGAATTCCTTTTCCTCAGCTCTGGGATGCTTCCTGCGTTGCTGCTTCTCTGTGATCACGGCCCATTTGACCGAGAATTCCTTGAAGTCGAGGTCTGAGCTTTCCCTTTCTGGGAATCCCGGCCTGAAGGAGGCCTTTCAGGAATGCTGCTTGCTTTGATGTGACCAGGAGTCGGGGGTGCCGGCCCGGGCAGGGTTCCCCTTGGCAGGGCAGAGCTGAGAGGAGACTGGCCAGCGCAGGAGGCTGCGCACAAGAGAGGAGAGGCTGGGCCGAGGCGGAGACGGCCTCAGGAGAAAAACAGATCCATtccagacaggcagacaggcggACAGACGGTGCTTGGATCGGGGAATCACTGACCGGCGGGAAGGCAGAGCCGGGATCATCTTTTGTGTGTCTCTAGGGTGGGCCGGGGGGCCGCTGAGGTGGCAACAGGAAGGGAGCTCCGGGCCGGGGATTGGGAAGACCCAAGTCCGGCTCCATCCTCAGATGTCAGCTCTGCGATCCAGGGAGAGGCGCGTCaccctgtgggcctcagtttccccacctgtcaaaggagctggagaaggaaatggcaaaccactgcagtgcCCAGACCAAGAACCCCTCAGGAGGGCGACGTCCGAGGGGGCACAAAGGGGGTCCCAGCTGAAGAGCAAATGAAGGCTCGGCCAAAAGGAAGCCCAGAGTCAGAGAGGAGGGGGGGAAACTGGGAGGGCGAAGTCCAGGCATGTCTGTGCCAGCCTCAGGCCCGGCACCCTCCCCTTGGCCAGGGTTGCCAGGCGCCAGCCTCAGCCCCAAACACAAGCAGGAGGCCTTGGAGACGGCAGCTGGCCCAGGCCCCAGGCTCCACCCTGGCTGGCCGGTCAGGCGTGCCGCACGGCTTCCCCCACACTCGCTTCCTGGCCTCGGACTGGGGTGTCTCCGGCTCGTCTGCCGAGCGGCGGCACAGAGATGGCGTCGGGGCCGCCCGGGGCTCCGGGACCCTTTCTGTGCCCGGCCTGCGACATGGTCTTCCCGACGGGGACGCTCCGGGACAGCCACGCTCAGCGCTTCTGCATCGGCCACCTCACGCCGGAGAAGAGCCCGGCCCGGCCCGCGGCCTCCCTCCCACTGGACATGGACGTGAGTGGCAGCCCGGCCGGCCCCCTCCCCAGGCCCTGATTGGCTTAGAACCATGGGGAGGCGCCCCTGTCTTCTCCTGCCCAGGGATGGGACGGGGATCCCCACCTCCCAGCGGGGCCTCTCAGCCTGGATCTTGTTGCCAGGCCCAAGGCGGCCCGGCGGAGGCCAGTGGAGCCACCCTGAAGAAGCTGACGGATGAGGTGCTGGGGAGGGGGGTGCCCTTGCCCCTCACCCCTCACCCCCAGCCCCTCCCTGCTATCTTCATGTCCCCCATTTCCTTCATCTCTTCATTCCTCCTCACCACCCCCAAGACCTTCCCTCCTGGGAGCCTCGGGCCGGGGAgaccctgggggagggggagtccAGCCCCAGCCCCCGCCCCAGGCCAGAGCCAATAGCCTCCCTACCCACCGCCCCCAGGTACAAAGGCTGCGCATGTCACTGCATGGGATGAGCCGCCCCCAGAAGGTGAGGCTCCGAGGAACCTCCTcgttttaaagatggggaaactgaggcaggggggACCCATCAGAGGCGGCAGACAGCCTTCGGGCGAGGCTCCCTGGGGGCCAGGTGGGGGTCGTCATGCCCTTCTGGGCCCCTTTAAGGAGCCCCAAGCAACAGGAACCCCAAGAAGGGTGGCCGGGCGCAGGGAAGGGGGTGCTGCCCAGGCTCGTCTCTGCCCTGCAGGCGGCCGCAGCGCCCCGGGCACGCCTGGAAGAAGCGCACGCTTGGCGCCTGGCAGAGATCGGGGCCCAGGCGCGGAGTCTGGAGAAGCTGCGGGCAGGTACGGCCGGGCCTGGGAGGGGGACCTGGGCCCCCCTTGGGGCGCCAGGACAGCCTCCCTCTCCCGCAGAGATCGGGCAGCAGCTCAGCAGCCTGGCGGGGGGCACCGGTGTGCTGGGGCAGCTGATGCTGGCGATCGAGGCCCAGGAGGAGAGGACGCGGCAGGCTCTGGATGCTCTCGGGGACCGCGTGGAGAGGCTGCAGGCGCGGTGAGCCCCGGCCAgggctggggggcgggggggatgCAGGGCCCGGCTGACCCCCATGGCGGgcacctcctttcctccttcccaggGCTGAGCCGGGCCTCCCGCCAGGGTCGAACAAGAACGAAGGGGCCCTCCCGGGCCTTGCGGACCTGCCGGCCAGCCCGCAAAGCCTCATGTCGGAGATCTGGTGAGGCCTCTTGTGGGGGCCCAGGGAGAccggaagggggaggggagctgcCCCGggggctgggtgaccctggccaagtcactcggCCCCCACACCCAGCCCTCACCCTCTTCGGCCTTGGAGCCAAGCCAAGGCGGAAGGTCAAGGGTTTAACAGTCTTGCCACAAGGTGGAGTCCCTCCTGCTCCTCCAGCCTCAAGCTTCCTGCTCTGGAAAATGGGCTGAACTAGAGCCTCACAGGTCTGGGTCCCCCAGAGCTAAGATGCCTTCCCTGGAGGCCAGGCCTCCGGATGCCCAGACACTGAGGCCCAGGGCGGGGAAGGGGCTGAGGATCCCAGGCCCCCCCCCCatctgacagaggaggaaactgaggcccagagagccaAACAGACCTTCCCTCAGTCTTTGTGGGGTCCCGAGGCACTCCTGGATCCCCCAGAATAGCTTTGGGGGCAGAGCGAGGCCCAGAGGCCTTCAGCCTCCTCCTCTTTTTGGCCAGGGCCCTGCACACATCCTATCTCCAGGCGGGGGGCAGGGACCCCAGAGTCCTGGCCGGGATAGGGGAGCTCTACCTGGAGGCGGCCCTGGTGGAAGGGAGGCCTCGGCAGAAGCGTAAGTGGGCCccgagaggggggggggaagcaccCCAGCAGCCATCCCAGCActgggagtggggggtggggggtgtctcAGGAGGAGCCAGGATAGAGCAGAGAGCAGGCAGCGAGCTTTGGGGACCATCTGGGGGTCGCAGGGAGTCCCAGAAAGCTCTTGAGCCAGGGAGATGCACCCAGCAAGCTGGAGCCCAAGAAAGCAGGATGTGCCCAGGGAAATAGGCCCAGGGAGGCCAGAGGGCCAGGAGGTCAGAGCCGGCGCCGCCACGGTCCCCAGGAAAGGCCAGAGCCGGCCCCCCGCCGCCGGACAGCCAGCTGCAGACCCTGGAAGTGATGAACGGGCAGCTGGAGGCCGAGATCCTGGCTCTGCAGATCCAGAGAGGAGCCCGCAGGGCCCCGCACGGTGAGGCTCGGCGCCCCCTCACGCCCCCTGAGGGTCCAGGCCTCGGCCATCCTCACCAGGGCTGCCAGCGGGTGTCTGGGGAGGCCCTTAGCCAGCCCCGTTTTACCACCGAGGAGACCGAGGTGCC
It includes:
- the CCDC17 gene encoding coiled-coil domain-containing protein 17 isoform X3; protein product: MASGPPGAPGPFLCPACDMVFPTGTLRDSHAQRFCIGHLTPEKSPARPAASLPLDMDAQGGPAEASGATLKKLTDEVQRLRMSLHGMSRPQKAAAAPRARLEEAHAWRLAEIGAQARSLEKLRAGTAGPGRGTWAPLGAPGQPPSPAEIGQQLSSLAGGTGVLGQLMLAIEAQEERTRQALDALGDRVERLQARAEPGLPPGSNKNEGALPGLADLPASPQSLMSEIWALHTSYLQAGGRDPRVLAGIGELYLEAALVEGRPRQKRKARAGPPPPDSQLQTLEVMNGQLEAEILALQIQRGARRAPHGLQELQLKEDRGRGGSARRPPPVAPPLPRPPPGPPRDPPFLGMMETRGAPAQSLHLLAPADVLGPAPYDPGAGFTIFYDFLLGLEPEWSQVQLVTGLARNGQESGPSTVLPARPCLPLPPSAGAPPGSCAILAARQPVPRLPPSPAASLVAELRVWGLWAGGREPRAQAWSSLRLFDREQRVLSGRWRLPLRVLPREPGLQSGQLNAIPQAGRTELYLRIANARDAETQALAAIDPAQGPEYRYMPSGPPHSLEDNRQNPHFLGPPSLLPSLCLWDGFNDPPPTAE